The Geothrix sp. genome window below encodes:
- a CDS encoding L-threonylcarbamoyladenylate synthase, whose translation MTRLLQVTGPDDPAIREAAAILASGGLVAFPTETVYGLGADGLNPEAVARIYAAKGRPATNPVILHVADAGAARALVSRWPAEAQALVERFWPGPLTLVLPASETVPAIVRAGGPSVALRCPAHPVALALIRAAGRPLAAPSANRSQHLSPTRAEHVASSLGEAVDLILDGGATAAGLESTILDLSGEAPRILRPGPIQPAELAALIGPVDLWAGAVKAGVRQAAPGMAERHYAPRARLELVAPGSGLAAASGRVAYVALGVLPHLPGGVRGVLLPLDAEAVGTRLYALLHELDDAGFERILMERPPETEAWLAVRDRLRRASAKEPA comes from the coding sequence GTGACGCGGCTGCTCCAGGTCACGGGTCCGGACGATCCCGCGATCCGCGAAGCGGCCGCGATCCTGGCCTCCGGCGGCCTGGTGGCCTTCCCCACGGAGACCGTCTATGGTCTGGGTGCGGACGGGCTCAATCCCGAGGCTGTGGCGCGCATCTACGCCGCGAAGGGCCGCCCCGCCACGAACCCCGTCATCCTGCATGTGGCCGATGCCGGTGCGGCCCGGGCGCTGGTGTCCCGATGGCCCGCCGAGGCCCAGGCCCTGGTCGAGCGGTTCTGGCCGGGCCCGCTGACCCTGGTGCTGCCGGCCTCGGAGACGGTGCCCGCCATCGTCCGCGCGGGGGGCCCTTCGGTGGCGCTGCGCTGCCCGGCGCATCCGGTGGCGCTGGCTCTGATCCGTGCCGCGGGCCGGCCCCTGGCGGCACCCAGCGCCAACCGCAGCCAGCACCTCTCTCCCACCCGCGCCGAGCATGTGGCTTCCAGCCTGGGGGAGGCGGTGGATCTCATCCTTGATGGGGGGGCGACGGCAGCCGGTCTCGAATCCACCATCCTCGATCTCAGCGGAGAGGCTCCCCGGATCCTGCGGCCCGGGCCCATCCAGCCTGCTGAATTGGCCGCCCTCATCGGCCCAGTGGACCTGTGGGCGGGTGCGGTGAAGGCTGGGGTGCGCCAAGCCGCCCCCGGCATGGCGGAGCGCCATTACGCGCCCCGGGCCCGGCTGGAGCTGGTGGCGCCAGGATCGGGTCTGGCGGCTGCTTCCGGGCGCGTGGCCTATGTGGCCCTGGGGGTCCTGCCGCACCTGCCCGGCGGGGTCCGCGGCGTCCTCCTTCCGTTGGACGCGGAGGCCGTGGGGACTCGGCTGTACGCCCTCCTGCACGAGCTGGATGATGCGGGATTCGAGCGCATCCTCATGGAACGGCCACCGGAGACGGAGGCTTGGCTGGCGGTGCGGGACCGGCTACGCCGTGCATCCGCCAAGGAGCCGGCATGA